The DNA sequence CCCGATCTCGATGCGGGCATCCGGCGAACATTGGAACGACGTATCCGGGCGTGGCGAGCGATCCACGGCCCCGAACAGGAGGTAATCTTCCGACAGACGCATGAGCCAGGGCGGCTCGGCCTGTCGGACTTCACCGAGATGAAGGATGAGGAGGTGACGGTCGCTGGTGTGCCGCTCCATCACCGCCTCTACCATTTCCGACTGTTGTGGTCGGGCTTCGAACACGCCCATGTGATCCTGGGCGGCGAGAGCTATGTTGCCCTTGCCGAGGGGCTGCAAAATGCGCTGTGGGCGGTCGGTGGCGCCCCGACCGAGCATCGCAGCGACAGCCTGTCGGCCGCGTTCCGTAACCTGGACGCCGATGCCCGGCAGGATCTGACTTTGCGCTATGACGCCCTGTGTGAACATTATGGCATGACGCCGACGCGCAATAACCGCGGCGTTGCCCATGAGAATGGGGGGATCGAAAGTCCGCACGGGCATCTGAAGGCGGCGATAAAGGACGCGCTGCTGATGCGCGGATCGCGGGACTTCGATGATCTGGCGAGCTACCGGCACTTCATTGACGAGATCGTCAGCCGCAAGAACCGTCGCAACGGCCCGCGCATCGACGCCGAGCGCGCGGCACTGCAGCCGTTGCCTGACGCCCGCACCAGCGATTATGTGGAGAAAGTCGTCACGATCACCTCGTCCAGCAGCTTCACCCTTCGCAAGGTGTTCTACACCGTACCCTCACGGCTGATCGGGCACCGGATACGGGTTCGGCTTTACGACGATCGGCTCGACCTCTTCGTCGGCGGCACGCACCTGATGACGCTGCAGCGGGGACGATCCCTCAACAACGGCGCGCACGGCCATGTGGCCGATTATCGTCACGTCATCCATAGCCTGCGGCGCAAACCCATGGCGCTTCTCAAGCTGGTCTATCGTGACCAGTTGTTCCCACGAGAGGCCTATCGACAGACCTTCGATCGGCTCATCACCGCGTTGCCCGATCGGGTCGCTTGCCGGCAAATGGTCGAACTGCTGGCCATGGCGCATGAGCGGGCCTGCGAAGCCGAACTCGCAGAACTGCTGGCCGCCGACATAGCCGCCGACCGCCTGCCTGATATGGATGCCTTGCGGAAACGCTTTGCACCCGATCCAGCAGCGCTTCCCGATGTCGTTGTGGAACTGGTCCCCCTTGCCATCTACGATGATCTTCTGACGGGAGAAGCCGCATGAGCCGGAGTGCACCCGCTATCGACGCCCAGCGGCTCAGCCTTATCCTCAACGATCTGCGCCTGCCGGCGATTAAACTGATCTGGTCCGACTTCACCACGCGGGCCGACAAGGAAGGCTGGCCCGGCGCCCGGCTGCTTGCGGCGCTTGCCGAGCATGAGATCGCCGAACGGGATCGCCGCCGCGTCGAAAGGCATCTGGGCGAAGCCCGCCTGCCACCGGGCAAGACCCTCGACAGCTTCGCCTTCGATGCGGTGCCGATGATCTCGCGCGCGCAGGTCACGGCGCTGTGTTCGGGCGATGGCTGGCTGGAAAAAGGCGCTAATCTCATTCTCTTCGGTCCGCCGGGTGGCGGCAAAACTCATCTGGCGGCCGCAATCGGCCTGGCGTTGATCGAAAATGGCTGGCGCGTCCTGTTCGCCCGCACCTCCGATCTGGTCCAGAAACTCCAGGTCGCGCGCCGCGAACTCGCGTTGGAGGCCGCGATCGCCAAGCTCGACAAATATCATCTGCTGGTGCTCGATGATCTCGCATATGTGACCAAGGATCAGGCCGAAACATCCGTCCTGTTCGAGCTGATCAGCGCCCGGTACGAGCGCCGTTCCACGCTCATCACCGCCAACCAGCCTTTTGGCGAATGGAACCGGGTCTTCCCGGATCCCGCCATGACGCTCGCCGCTGTGGACCGCCTTGTTCACCATGCGACGATCTTCGAGATGAATGTCGAAAGCTATCGCCGCCGTTCCGCGATCCAGCGTCAATCACGCGCTGGCCGGCCACCGACCTTTGCGACAATCAAGTCGACCGAGGAAATGTCGCGCGCCGACAATCAGACCTCCGAGTAGCGCTTGCCAGCGTCAATCAAAGCAGGCACCACATGAACACCGCGACGATCAGTTCTCATCCTGATTGACGCAAGCTTCTCACCCAGATCGTCGCGCTATAATACGAGCGCTTCGGCCTCGTGCGTCTGGCTAACGTGGCCGCGGCCCGCCGTGGGTGAAGGCGTGATGTCTTGTCCGAGAGCCGGATGCGGGAGATCTGCACGTCCGGTTCGATGAGCAGGGAGTGGAAACGGACCGTCTGGCAAGCCCCACAGGCGCGCCGCACGACACCGCGCCACTTCCTGACTCTACCGGAATTGCTGGCCGGCGGCCATCGTCAAAGTCCTTGCGCTCCCATATCGCGCGGAAAAACCGCTGCCAGATGATCGATCAGCGCGCGGACGGCTGGCGGCAGGCCCCTGCGTGTTGTGAAGACCAGATGCACGATCCCTTGCAGGCTGCGCCAGTCGGGCAGGATATGGACGAGCCTGCCGGCAAGTAGGGCCTCGCGACAGACGTGATCGGGCAGGATCGCAATTCCCAGACCGTCGATGGCGGCGTTGCGCACTGCGGCCATGTCCGTGCAGCCCATGCGGGGTTCGATCCGGACGACATGCTTGCGTCCGTCCTGAGCCTCCAGATGCCATTCGAGATCGTCCGCCGCGTCATGAGTCGCCAGCGCTGGGAGGAAGGCCAATTGCTCGATGCTGCTCACCTGGTTTGCCATGCCAGGGCTGGCGACGAGGATGCGGGTCGATGTCCCCAGCGATCGCATCGTCAGCGCGGCGTCGCTGGTGAGGCTTGCGCGCACGCGCAGGGCGAGGTCGATCCGTTCCTCGATCAGGTCGATGGCGCGATCCGTCGCGACAAGTTGGAGCCTCACCTTGGGATAAAGGGCAAGGAAGGAAGAGATCAGGCCGGATATGGCCTCGATCATGCCCGTCGGGCAGCTGAAGCGGATGCGGCCATGCGGTTCGGCCCGCGCCTGCATGACCAGCGCCTCCGCCTGCTCCGCCTCGACCAGCATGGCGCGGCATCGCTCGTAAAAGGCCTGACCGGTGTCGGTCACGCGAAAGCGCCGGCTGGATCGCTCGATCAGCCGCAAGCCAAGGCGCTCCTCCAGTCCCGCGATGCGCCGACTGAGTTTCGACTTGGGTTCGCGCAGGGCGCGGCCCGCCGCAGCAAAACCGCCATGCGCTACCACCTCCGCAAAATAGGCATAGTCGTTGAGATCGGTTCGCATCATCGTTCCTCCAGTGGAACGCTAAGTGCCATAATTGGCGTCTACACGCACCATCGTTCTCGCCGCATTTACGAAGGGCACCGGTGCTTCGCCGGAACTTCAAAGGAGACAGACGATGACGAACAAGTTCGACAACAAGGTGGTGGTAGTGACCGGCGGCACCAGCGGCATCGGCCTCGCTACCGCAAGGGCCTTCGCGGCAGAAGGCGCTTCGGTGTTCATCACCGGCCGCCGCCAGGACGCCCTGGATGCGGCGGTCAAGCAGATTGGCGGCCGGGTGACGGGCGTGCGCGGCGACATGGCGCAACTGGCCGACATCGACCGGCTCTACGATGCCGTCCAGCAGCAGCACAGCCAGATCGACGTGGTCTTCGCCAATGCGGGCGGCGGCGAGATGGCGCCCCTCGGTTCGATCACCGAGGAGCATTATCAGGCCACCTTCGACACCAATGTGAAGGGCGTCCTCTTCACGGTACAGAAGGCGCTGCCGCTCCTGAAGGACGGCGCCTCGGTAATCCTGACGAGTTCAACCACCAGTGTTTCGGGTACGCCGGCCTTCAGCGTCTACTCGGCGACCAAAGCGGCGGTCCGCAACTTCGCGCGCAATTGGATCCTCGACCTCAAGGACCGGCATATTCGAGTGAATGCGATTAGTCCCGGCGTGACGGATACTGCAGGCCTCGACCATCTGTTCGGCGGCGGCGATCAGGCCGAGGGCACGAAGGATTATCTGGCCAGCCTGATCCCCGCCGGCCGCATCGGCCAGCCAGAGGAAATTGCGAAAGCGGTGCTGTTCCTCGCCTCGGATGATGCCAGCTTCGTCAACGGCGTTGAACTGTTCGTCGATGGCGGGCAGGTCCAGATCTGAGGTTGGTACCTCGAGAGCCGGATGGTATGACTGTGCAGCAGACTATCCGGCTCTCGATCAACGCAGTGGAAGACGGAAAACCGGACTGACCGCACTTGGGAACAATACATGGGCTGCTGGACGGCTGCGATGGGGCGTTGGCCATCGGACTTGCGTCACAAGCGATTAAGGCAGGGCGGCGCTGTGTAGCCGCGCGGCGCATTACTACCAGTCGAAGCGGAGCGATCCGACCACCGTCCGGGGGCCGCCGTAATAGCAGCTGTTAAGGAAGGGGCAGGCGCTGATATAGGTCTTGTCGAACAGATTGGCGGCGTTGATCGACGCGCTCCAGCCCTTGAGGCCCAGCTTCGACAGGTCATAGCCCAGCATCGCATCGACCAGCGCGAAGCTTTCGGTATGGAAGCGCTGGAAGGTCGTCACGCCGCTGATGACCGCATAGTTGGTGGTGCCGTCCGATCCGCTGACATAGCGCACGCCCGCTCCGAAGCTGAGGCCGGACAGGGCGCCTGCGGCGTTATTCGCCTTACCGAAATCATAGGAGAGGAAGGTCGATGCGTTCCATTTCGGCGTGCCCAGTTGACGCGTGCCGGTAGTCGTCGGCGTGCCGCTGTTTGTCGCGGTCGCGGCGATTGCCGGGGTTCCTTCGGTTATGACCGCGTCGGTATAGCTAGCGGTCGCGACGATGTCGAAACCGGGGATCACTTCGCCGCGCCCTTCGAACTCGCCGCCGCGCACCCGCGTCTCCCCGATCTGGACTGTGGCGTTGGCAGGGATGCCGCCGGTTCCCGCGCGTGGATCAGAAACGGGATTGCCCTGCCGTTTGAGCTGATAGATCGACGCGGTGAACATCGCATTGATCCCCTTGGGCTGATATTTCAGACCCGCCTCATATTGATGGCCGGTGATCGGCACGAAGGGCGCAGTTTCGGTCGCCGTTACATAGCTGGTGCCCGCCTGCGGTTCGAAGGATTCCGAATAGCTGACATAGGGAGACAGGCCGAATTCGAACTCGTACAGCGCCCCCAGACGCATGGTGAAGGCGCTCTGCACCAGCTTCGTCACCGGCGCGGCGCGGGCGGCGGCGGTTGTCGGGTTGAGGTTGAGCGAGGTCTGCTCATACCAGTCCTGACGGCCGCTGGCGATCAACTGCAACCGGCCGATCGCCATCTGATCCTGGAAATAGACGCCCAGCTGATCGCGCTTGCCATAGGTGTTGGTGTAGCTGGCGGACAGAATTTTCAGGTCGAAGCTCGGCAACGTACCGCCATAGACCGGCGCGAACAGGCTGAGATTGGGTATGCTGGTTAGCGGATTGCTGGTCACGCCGCTGTTGAATTGCTGCACATTCTCGCCGGTGATGCGCTGATAGTCGACGCCGACCAGCAAGCTATGCTGGATGAAGCCGGTCGCGAACTTCGCGTTCAGATGATTGTCCATCGTCAGCGTATTGAAATCTTCATCCGCGCCGCCGCCGCCGCGCACGATGGTCGAATAGTCGCTGTTGCGGTTGGTGCCGGTGCCGGTCGTGGCGAAGCCCGAAGTATAAATCTGGCGGTAGGACAGCTTGTTGCTCTGGTAGCGGAAATTCGATGCGAAGCTCAGATGCTCGTCGAAATCGTGGCGGAAAAAGGCCGCGATCGACTTCGCCTTATGGTCGTAGCGCTCATAGCCCGGATCGCCGGTATTCATGTTGCGCGGCAGCGTGCCAAAAGGGTTGGGCAGCACAGTGCCAGCAGCAGGCGTGCCCGAATAGCCGCCGCCATGGGGCGTATGTTGATAGGTGGCGACCAGGGTCAGGCTGGTCGCATCGTCCGGGGAGAAGGTCAGCATCGGGCTGACGTGCCAGCGCTCGCTGAAAGTGCCCTGCGCCAGATTGTCCCCCTTCTGCCAGCCTGCGACCAGACGGGCCCTCAGTCGTCCTTCGGCATCGAGCAGCTGATTGACGTCTCCCGCGAAGCGGAACGTGTCATAATTGCCGATCTGCCCTTCGAACCGGCCGAAAGTGGTCGCTTCGGGCATCTTGCTGGTCAAATTGACCAGGCCGCCGGGTGTGGAATTGCCATAGAGAACGGAGGCGGGGCCCTTCACCACGTCGATATGGTCGATGCGGTTGAAATCGATCTGCGGCGTGGAATAGGGGCCTGCGATCAGGCGCATGCCGTCCAGAAAGACGCCGGGGGAAAAACCGCGCAGCACCAACTGGTCGTAACGGGTCGCCAGTGCGCCGCGCTGGTTGGTCGATACGCCCGCGACATAGCCCAGCGCCTCGTTGATCGACAGCGCGTTGCGGCGGGTCAGTTCTTCCCGGTCGATGATGGTGATGCTCTGCGGGGTGGCGATCAGCGGCGTATCCGTCTTGGTTCCGGTGCTCGCCTTGCTGTCGTTGATGCCGGTGACGATGATGGTGTCGGCATTAGCTTCGGCGGACTCCTCCGCATTGGCGAGGCCGGACGCCAGCAACTGAGCCACGGCCGTCGCTGCCAGCAACGCGGCCCGCTGATGATATCGCATGTATCCCCCTCTTGATTGCGAATGATAATGATTCGCGATTGCCTCTAGAGTCATGTCTCGCCATGCGCAAGCGCACAAGTCACAGGGGACCGGCGTGAACAGCCAAAGCCTATTACCGTCTTTTCTGTCGTCGCGTTGCGCCTGGCGCATGACGGCCCGCTGCGTCACGGCGCTGGTTGGGGGCTATGCGGCGGCGGCAGGCCTTGCTTCGCTGGGCAGCCGCCTGCTGCCGATCGCACGGGTCGAAGCGACGCTCTGGGGTATGATCCTGTCTTTTCTGATCTTCGCTTCGCTGGGTCTGTGGACCTTTCATGAGCAGCGTCTGTGGAAGGTCGCGCGGGTCATCTGGGGCAGCGCGCTGCTGTCCGTCGGGATCGTCATGGCGATGGGGATACGGCCATGAGCAAAGCCGTTTTGGACGAAAAGGGTCTGCGCCAGTCGATGGCGTGGCGGCAATGCCGGGGTTCGGAACGAGGACGCAGGGTCCTCGCGAGCAAAGTCTTAACTTCACCCGGCCCGCCGATGATCTCTTCCTGCTTGTGTTTCTTCTTCGGTATTCAATGTCGTGCCCCTCAGCGGAGACAGAGATCGTGTCGCTAAGCCACAAGGCACTTGCGATTGTGCCGGATCGCCGCTGTTTCCTGGCGGAATGCTGCCCATTTAATATCGGCAAACAGGCGGGCGGATGAGTTGCCCGTCGGGAGGTCATGAAAAAGCCCCCAGCTGATGCTGGGGGCCAAGGTTCAGGGGTCAGCGGCATGGGGAGGGGGAGGAACCGCTGACCAGGACGGATTAACCCTCGCGTGCGTCCCGCGAATTTCAGAATATGTCCGAAGCCCTATTCTAGAAGGGACCTGGGGAAATCCTGGAGCCGTGGGATGCACCGATATCTCCTGGCTCAGAAATCCAGCCAGTCGTCTGCGGTGGCGCGCGCGCTCAGCGGCTTGGGCGCGCTGTTTGCGGCAGGCGCGAAGCTGACCGGGGCAGGGCGGTTGGCGGACGCGGCCGCGCGTCCCGGATTGTCGCCGATGCTGAACATGGAAGCGCGATCGGCCAGTGCGGTCACCTCGCTGCTCAGGTTGCGTGCGGCGGCCGATGTTTGCTCAACCATAGCGGCATTTTGCTGCGTGGCCTGATCCATCGTTCCAATGGCGGCGCTGATCTGAGTGATGGTCGAGGACTGAGCCTGGTTGTCGGTAGCGATGTCGCTCAGCAGCGTATGGACCTCGGACACATCGGCAGAGATATTCTGCAGCGCGCCGTCGACCTTTTGGACTGCACCGACGGCGGTGCCGATGTCGGTCTGGGTTGCGGTCAGCTGCTCACGGGCACGCTTTGCTTCTTCCTCGGAGCGCATGGCAAGTGCGGACACGAGGTCAGCCACCACCGCGAAGCCACGACCCGCATCGCCGGCACGGCCCGCCTCGACGGCGGCGTTCATGGCCAGAACGCGCGTCTGGAAAGCGATCTTGTCCAGGCCCTCGATCACGCTGTCGATACCCTTGGCGCTTTCGCTGACCCGGCCCATGGCTTGCACTGCCTCGTCGGCGATGCTGCGGCCCGAATCGACCACCGCCATGGCGCCATCAGCGCGCTGTACGGTGCGGCTGGCAGCGGCTGCAGTGGCGCGCAACCGGCCGTCCATCTGCGTGATCGCCGCAGACGTTTCTTCCAAGCTCGCGGCATTGCTTTCGGTGCGACGCGCCAGATCCTCTGATGCCTGGGCGATTTCGCCCGATCCGGTGCGGATGGCGACAGCGCTTTCGGCGACGGCTCCGATCAGTTCGCGTAGCGAGCCGAGCGCGGCATTGAAATTGGTTTTGAGTTCGGCATAGGCTGGTGGGAAATCAGCGTTGATCGTGCGGCTCAGATCACCCTCGGTCATCGCCGAGAGGCTGTCGCGAAGGGCCGTGGTTACGATGCGCTGTTCGGCTGCAGCGCGCGAGTCGGCTTCCGCTCGGGCTTCGGCAGCCGCCCGGAAATGGTCGAGCGCACCGGCAATGTCGCCGATCTCGTCTTTGCGATCGCGATAGGGAATGTCGGCCTTGCCACCTTCGGCCAGGGTGGTTGTGACGGACGCGATGCGCGACATGGGCAGCGCGACAGAGCGGTTGATGACGAACCAGATTGCTGCGATGCCGGCCAGGCTCGCCAGTGCTAGCAGAACGGACAGCATGATAGCGGAGGCAGCGGTCGCCGACCCTGCTTCGGCCGCCTTGCTGGATCGTGCGCGCGACATGTCGATCAGCTTCTCGGTCTGGTCGATGACCGCGCGCGAGCGCGTCTTGCCCTCATCCTTTATGAGCGCCATGGCTCCGGCCAGATCCCCGTCGGTGCGCAGGGCGAAGATATCCTCGTTGGTCTGGTTCAGGTCGGCGACCTTCTGACGCAGCGAGTCGACTTCCGCCTTGAAATCGTCGCCCGCAACCTGTGCGTAGGCTTCGATGGACTTGGCGAGCTTGTCAGCGCCCTTGTCGAGCCGTTCGCGCAGGTTGGCTTCTTCCTTCCCGTCCACCGCGTTGTAGTAGCTATAGACGACGATCCGCTGTTCCTTGACATTGCCCATGATGTCGGTGAGGCCGGACATGCCGGCCAGACCGCGGCTGAGATGCCGCTGCGCGACTGCGTCGAGTTCCTTGGTCGAATAATAGCCGTTGAAGCCGACCACGCAGAGGAGGAGGCCGAGAAGTGAGAAGGCGGCGAGCAGCTTTTTGGGCAGCCGCCAATTATCGAGAATTGCAATCATATCCATTCCATTTCCAGATGGTTGATCAGTCGTGCGCAGCCGGGATCCGATCAGCGGCGCGAGGCGGAAGAGAGGCTGCCCAAGGGGGGCGTGGCGCGAAAAAGGCCGGGATGGCGAACCATCCCGGCCTCCCGGACGATCGGCCCTTCTGTCTTGGGGGGCGGAAGGGCCGGCTGGACCTTAACGGAACAGCGACAGGATCGTCTGCGGCGCCTGGTTGGCGATCGACAGGGCCTGGACGCCCAGCTGCTGCTGGACCTGCAGGGCCTGAAGGTTCGCCGATTCCTTCGCCAGGTCGGCGTCGACGAGATTGCCGATACCGGCGGTCACCACATCGGACAGCTTGCTGGTGAAGCTCTGCTGACCTTCGATCTTGCGCGAAGCCGCGCCGAGATCGCTCAGGCTGGTGTTGACGGTCGAGATCACGGTATCGATCGTTGCGACCATCGCTTCGGCGTTGGCCTGGCTGCTGACGTCCGACGCGTCGATGACGTCATAGACAGCCGTGTCGAACGACTGGTTGGCGACGTCCAGCGTGTCGGTACCGGTCGCGACCTTCAGCGACTGGAGGGCGGCGACCGAGGTCGTGCCCGTGAAGGCGGAGTCGAGCAGGTTGGTGTTGTTGAATTCCGACGATTCGATGATCGTGCTGATCTGTTCCTTCAGCGCGGTGAAGTCCTTGTCGATAGCGGTGCGGCTATCGGCGTCGAGGCCGGCGTCCGCCGCCTCATAGGCCTTCGACTTCATCTGGTTCAGAAGATCGGAAATCTGTTCGGCACCAGCGATCGCGGTGTCGGTCACGCTCTTCGCATTGTTGAGCGAGGAGGTCACCGCGCTCAGGCCGCCCAGGTCGCCCCGGAGAGTCTGTGCGATCGTGTATTTCGCCGAGTCATCCTTGGTCGAGCTGACAGCCAGACCGGTGTTGATACGGCTTTGCGTGACATCCATCTTGTTGTTGGTCGCGTTCAGGCTCTGAAGAGCCGCCATTGCACCAGCATTGGTGTTAACCGAAAACGCCATTTCTTCATTCCTTCTAGAATAAAAAGGCCGACTTCTGCGGCCTGTGGCAGGAGAGCGCTGCCACCCGCATGACCCAATTTCTGCGGGTCATGCTTCATTCTAGGAAGGGATTTGGTTCGGCCGTTCCCCGCAGCGATTTTTATTTCTCGCAGTCCTGCGCGGGAACGAAAAGGCCCGCATCCACTGGATGCGGGCCCAGGCAAGGTTTCCCGCGCTGGCACGCGGGAAGGTGGGGCGAGGCTCAGAAGGGAAAAAGCGCGTCGTAGATCTGCTGGCCCCAGCGCGCCTGCTGGGCATCGGTCAACTGGCCGCGACCGCCATAGCTGATCCGCGCCTCGGCGATCTGGCTGTGACGGATGCTGTTGTCGCGGGCGATGTCCTCGGGCCGGATGGTTCCGGTGACGATCAACTCGCGCAACTCATAATTGACGCGAACCTCCTGTCGCCCCCGGATCAGCAAATTGCCGTTGGGCAACACATCGACCACGGAGGCCGCCATGGTCATGTTGATCTGTTCGTTGCGCGACGTCCTGCCCGTACCGATCGCGCTAGAAGCGGAACTTGTATCCACCAGCTCGCCGGGATCGGGATTGCCGGGCAGGATCTTGCCGATCTGGCTCTCCAGCCCGAGTAGCCCGGCGATGCCGCCGGTTTCGCTGCCGGTGCGGGTCCGTGTCGTGCTGTTGTCCACGCTCGCGCTGTCGGCGATATTGATCCGGATGGTGACGATGTCGCCGACGCGAGATGCACGCTGGTCGCGGAAAAAGGCCCCCGCGCCGGTGCGGAAGAGCGATGCGCCCGTCGGGGCAGTCTCGGCCGGGGAGCTGGCCCCGGCGCGGCCCGCCGCCGCCTGGTTGCCGATAGAAGGGATGATATGCGGTGCGACCGGCGTCTCCGCTTCACTCATGCGCGGCGGTTTCCCGACATTGTTGAGTCGGCCGACTGCGCCGCAGCCCGATAACATCGACGCGGCAAGGATGGTGGGCAGGAGATATTTCATCGGAACTGGCTCCCTCATGGCAGGATGACGCGCACCTGACCGGGCCGGTCGGCCACTGCATCAAGCGTCCGGTTGGTGCTGAGGTTGACAACGCGCACGGCCTCGCCTTGGGCGGCGTCGCCCAAGGCACGGCCGCCGGCGGTGATACGCAGCGCACCCGACGACAGCGCAATCGTCACGGCCTCGCCCCGTCGGACGATGCGTGGCGCGGCGATATCCTTGGCGCGCACCGGGCTGCCGGCGGACAGGCGACGTGTTGCCTCCTGCCCGGCGGCTTCTTGGGACGGCGTGGCGCCGCGCGCCGCCGCGGGTGGCAGGGGGGCGCTAGTGAAGTCCGCTGCGCCCAGCCTTTCTCCCTTTTCGACCGTCCGGGCGAGGACGGGCGTATCGATCGTGGTTAAGGGCGCGAGTGCCGCTGTCGCGAGCAGGACGAGATGCGCGATCATCAGCGCAGCTGCGTCGAGGTGGCAAGCATTTCGTCGGCCGCTTTCACCACGCGGCTGTTCATCTCATAGGCGCGCTGTGCGGTAATGAGAGAAGTGATCTCCGACACCGGATTGACGTTGGAGGCTTCGACAAACCCCTGGGTCAGCGTGCCGAAGGACGGCTCGCCGGGCGTCGACACGGTGGGCTGTCCGGATGCGCCGGTTTCGAGGAACAGATTGGACCCGACCGCTTCCAGTCCCGCTTCATTGATGAAGGTCGCCAGTTCGAGCTGACCCACGGTCTGCAATTCGGTCTGCCCGGCGATCTTGACCTGCACCTCGCCGGTCTTGGACACGATTACGTCCAGCGCCCCTTGCGGGATGGTGATGTCGGGCTGCACGCGATAGCCCTCGCTCGTCACCAGTTCGCCCTGGTCGGACAGCTGGAATGAGCCGGCGCGGGTATAGGCCATGTCGCCGGACGGCATCATGATCTGGAAATAGCCCGGGCCGTCGATCGCCATGTCGTAGCGGTTGCCGGTGTTGGTCAGCGCGCCCTGTTCGGTGATGCGATAGACGCCGCCGGTGCGCACGCCCGCGCCGATCTGGATGCCGGAAGGCACCTTGGTCCCGTCCGCGCTGGTCGCCGCTCCTGGGCGCGCCACCTGCTGGTAGAGAAGATCCTGGAACTCGGCCCGCTGTCGTTTGAAGGCCGTGGTGTTCATATTGGCGATATTGTTGGAAATGACGTCGACATTGGTCTGTTGGGCCAACATGCCGGTGGATGCGATGGAAAGCGAACGCATGAAAACTCCTTTACGGAAAATGGTAGGGGGTTAGGGTCAGTTAATCCGGCCGAGGCGGTTTATGGCCTGCTGGCGCATGTCGGCCATGTCCTCGCTCATGCGCTGGCTGGTCTGGTAGGCGCGCAGGATGTCGACCATGTTCGTCGTCTCGACGATGGGCTCGACATTGGAGGCTTCGACACCACCGCTGCGCAGCTTCGTCTGGGCGGCGGTCATCAGTCGACCGCCGGTGCCGCTCAGCATCCCGTCGCCCCGCACATCGAGCATGTTCTCGTCGGCAAAGCTCGTGACGGCCAGGCGTCCGACCGGATTGTCGCCAGCCATCACCGACCCGTCCTGTGCGATGGTGACGTTACGCATCTGGTCCGGCGGCACGTTGATGGGACGGCCATTCTCGTCGAGCAGCCTTTGCCCGCCCGAAGTCGCCAGGTCGCCATTCTCCAGCATCTTGACGAAGCCGGCCCG is a window from the Sphingobium sp. V4 genome containing:
- the istB gene encoding IS21-like element helper ATPase IstB, with translation MSRSAPAIDAQRLSLILNDLRLPAIKLIWSDFTTRADKEGWPGARLLAALAEHEIAERDRRRVERHLGEARLPPGKTLDSFAFDAVPMISRAQVTALCSGDGWLEKGANLILFGPPGGGKTHLAAAIGLALIENGWRVLFARTSDLVQKLQVARRELALEAAIAKLDKYHLLVLDDLAYVTKDQAETSVLFELISARYERRSTLITANQPFGEWNRVFPDPAMTLAAVDRLVHHATIFEMNVESYRRRSAIQRQSRAGRPPTFATIKSTEEMSRADNQTSE
- a CDS encoding glucose 1-dehydrogenase, whose product is MTNKFDNKVVVVTGGTSGIGLATARAFAAEGASVFITGRRQDALDAAVKQIGGRVTGVRGDMAQLADIDRLYDAVQQQHSQIDVVFANAGGGEMAPLGSITEEHYQATFDTNVKGVLFTVQKALPLLKDGASVILTSSTTSVSGTPAFSVYSATKAAVRNFARNWILDLKDRHIRVNAISPGVTDTAGLDHLFGGGDQAEGTKDYLASLIPAGRIGQPEEIAKAVLFLASDDASFVNGVELFVDGGQVQI
- the istA gene encoding IS21 family transposase; translation: MRLYMKLRHTHAVPVAAAKAGISTATAYRIEGDPRLPSQRQAQRERRRPDPLAGIFEEEVVPLLQAAPGIRVVAIFEEMLRRHPDLDAGIRRTLERRIRAWRAIHGPEQEVIFRQTHEPGRLGLSDFTEMKDEEVTVAGVPLHHRLYHFRLLWSGFEHAHVILGGESYVALAEGLQNALWAVGGAPTEHRSDSLSAAFRNLDADARQDLTLRYDALCEHYGMTPTRNNRGVAHENGGIESPHGHLKAAIKDALLMRGSRDFDDLASYRHFIDEIVSRKNRRNGPRIDAERAALQPLPDARTSDYVEKVVTITSSSSFTLRKVFYTVPSRLIGHRIRVRLYDDRLDLFVGGTHLMTLQRGRSLNNGAHGHVADYRHVIHSLRRKPMALLKLVYRDQLFPREAYRQTFDRLITALPDRVACRQMVELLAMAHERACEAELAELLAADIAADRLPDMDALRKRFAPDPAALPDVVVELVPLAIYDDLLTGEAA
- a CDS encoding LysR family transcriptional regulator — its product is MRTDLNDYAYFAEVVAHGGFAAAGRALREPKSKLSRRIAGLEERLGLRLIERSSRRFRVTDTGQAFYERCRAMLVEAEQAEALVMQARAEPHGRIRFSCPTGMIEAISGLISSFLALYPKVRLQLVATDRAIDLIEERIDLALRVRASLTSDAALTMRSLGTSTRILVASPGMANQVSSIEQLAFLPALATHDAADDLEWHLEAQDGRKHVVRIEPRMGCTDMAAVRNAAIDGLGIAILPDHVCREALLAGRLVHILPDWRSLQGIVHLVFTTRRGLPPAVRALIDHLAAVFPRDMGAQGL
- a CDS encoding TonB-dependent siderophore receptor yields the protein MRYHQRAALLAATAVAQLLASGLANAEESAEANADTIIVTGINDSKASTGTKTDTPLIATPQSITIIDREELTRRNALSINEALGYVAGVSTNQRGALATRYDQLVLRGFSPGVFLDGMRLIAGPYSTPQIDFNRIDHIDVVKGPASVLYGNSTPGGLVNLTSKMPEATTFGRFEGQIGNYDTFRFAGDVNQLLDAEGRLRARLVAGWQKGDNLAQGTFSERWHVSPMLTFSPDDATSLTLVATYQHTPHGGGYSGTPAAGTVLPNPFGTLPRNMNTGDPGYERYDHKAKSIAAFFRHDFDEHLSFASNFRYQSNKLSYRQIYTSGFATTGTGTNRNSDYSTIVRGGGGADEDFNTLTMDNHLNAKFATGFIQHSLLVGVDYQRITGENVQQFNSGVTSNPLTSIPNLSLFAPVYGGTLPSFDLKILSASYTNTYGKRDQLGVYFQDQMAIGRLQLIASGRQDWYEQTSLNLNPTTAAARAAPVTKLVQSAFTMRLGALYEFEFGLSPYVSYSESFEPQAGTSYVTATETAPFVPITGHQYEAGLKYQPKGINAMFTASIYQLKRQGNPVSDPRAGTGGIPANATVQIGETRVRGGEFEGRGEVIPGFDIVATASYTDAVITEGTPAIAATATNSGTPTTTGTRQLGTPKWNASTFLSYDFGKANNAAGALSGLSFGAGVRYVSGSDGTTNYAVISGVTTFQRFHTESFALVDAMLGYDLSKLGLKGWSASINAANLFDKTYISACPFLNSCYYGGPRTVVGSLRFDW